A genomic region of Microlunatus sagamiharensis contains the following coding sequences:
- a CDS encoding SDR family oxidoreductase has protein sequence MSSPLPLDGRVALVTGASRRSAIGAAVVRRLVADGAAVVVHAWEPADGDRVDAGGAEQLVEELRAEGGRLVHVSADLAEPDAPARLVAHAVEAFGRLDVLVANHARSARQSLEELTAAEVDLTYAVNTRATLLLVQAFARERDTGRGGRVVLFTSGQYHGVMPDELPYIASKAALRELTPTLAAHLAGRGITVNCVNPGPNDTGHHDAAAWAWVAERNPGGRASTPQDAARLVGWLVSDEADWVTGQVIASDGGWSTLGA, from the coding sequence CGGTCGGGTCGCCCTGGTCACGGGTGCGAGCCGTCGCAGCGCGATCGGGGCGGCGGTCGTCCGGCGGCTGGTCGCGGACGGCGCCGCGGTGGTCGTGCACGCGTGGGAACCCGCCGACGGCGATCGGGTCGACGCCGGCGGCGCCGAGCAGCTCGTCGAGGAGCTGCGGGCGGAAGGCGGGCGGCTCGTCCACGTGAGCGCCGACCTCGCCGAGCCCGACGCCCCGGCGCGGCTGGTCGCGCACGCGGTCGAGGCGTTCGGCCGGCTGGACGTCCTCGTCGCGAACCACGCGCGCAGCGCCCGGCAGTCGCTCGAGGAGCTCACGGCCGCCGAGGTGGACCTCACGTACGCGGTCAACACCCGCGCGACCCTGCTCCTGGTCCAGGCGTTCGCCCGGGAGCGCGACACCGGCCGCGGCGGTCGGGTGGTGCTGTTCACCAGCGGGCAGTACCACGGCGTCATGCCCGACGAGCTGCCCTACATCGCCTCGAAGGCGGCGCTCCGCGAGCTGACGCCGACGCTGGCCGCGCACCTCGCCGGACGCGGGATCACCGTCAACTGCGTCAACCCGGGACCCAACGACACCGGCCACCACGACGCGGCGGCCTGGGCCTGGGTCGCCGAGCGCAACCCCGGCGGTCGCGCGAGCACGCCGCAGGACGCGGCCCGGCTCGTGGGGTGGCTGGTCAGCGACGAGGCCGACTGGGTCACCGGCCAGGTGATCGCGTCGGACGGGGGCTGGTCGACGCTCGGCGCCTGA
- a CDS encoding cytochrome P450, producing MAPQTPSSPSAGGSTLLFGGRRTGREDDALVPRLERRTGAAGERWVVRSFAAARTVLRAEGSVRQAGFLPDGGELPDTMHRPILYQEGAEHRSQRSATARHFAPKVTEGYRAMMERLADRLVARLDRGRPVAISDLSLHMAVQVAARVLGLTSSPPGLARRLEALFRTGAVDEQGPRLLARARSYGRALGPLAFHVLDVYPAILARRIRPREDVISDLVGRGYSAPAVLTEAITFGAAGMATTREFISVAAWHLLDDDDLRTRYLAGSEAERMGVLAEILRLEPVVGHLYRRTTAPVTVSDGDETVELAPGTLVDLDIRAINADAEVLGEQPLRVGVFRDLPRGVPDAVMSFGDGNHRCPGNAIALLESDVFLTRLLAQDLVVVSPPQLAWNALIESYELRGFLVRRR from the coding sequence ATGGCTCCCCAGACACCGTCCTCACCCTCCGCGGGAGGCTCCACGCTGCTCTTCGGCGGCCGCAGGACCGGGCGGGAGGACGACGCCCTGGTGCCGCGGCTCGAGCGCCGGACCGGCGCCGCCGGCGAGCGGTGGGTCGTCCGCTCCTTCGCCGCCGCCCGGACCGTGCTGCGCGCCGAGGGCTCGGTCCGTCAGGCCGGCTTCCTGCCCGACGGGGGCGAGCTGCCGGACACGATGCACCGGCCGATCCTCTACCAGGAGGGTGCGGAGCACCGCAGCCAGCGCAGCGCCACCGCGCGTCACTTCGCCCCGAAGGTCACCGAGGGCTACCGCGCCATGATGGAGCGGCTGGCCGACCGGCTCGTGGCCCGCCTCGACCGCGGCCGCCCGGTCGCGATCAGCGACCTGTCCCTGCACATGGCCGTCCAGGTCGCCGCGCGCGTGCTCGGTCTGACCAGCTCCCCGCCCGGGCTGGCCCGGCGGCTGGAGGCCCTTTTCCGGACCGGCGCCGTCGACGAGCAGGGCCCGCGCCTGCTGGCCCGGGCGCGCTCGTACGGCCGGGCGCTCGGACCGCTGGCGTTCCACGTCCTCGACGTCTACCCGGCGATCCTCGCCCGCCGGATCCGTCCGCGGGAGGACGTGATCAGCGACCTCGTGGGTCGCGGGTACTCCGCCCCGGCCGTCCTCACCGAGGCGATCACCTTCGGTGCGGCCGGCATGGCGACCACGCGGGAGTTCATCAGCGTGGCCGCGTGGCACCTGCTGGACGACGACGACCTGCGTACGCGCTACCTGGCCGGCAGCGAGGCCGAGCGGATGGGGGTGCTCGCCGAGATCCTGCGGCTCGAGCCCGTGGTCGGTCACCTCTACCGCCGGACCACCGCTCCCGTGACGGTCAGCGACGGCGACGAGACCGTCGAGCTCGCGCCCGGCACGCTGGTCGACCTCGACATCCGCGCGATCAACGCCGACGCCGAGGTGCTCGGCGAGCAGCCCCTGCGGGTCGGCGTCTTCCGGGACCTGCCGCGTGGGGTGCCCGACGCGGTCATGAGCTTCGGGGACGGCAACCACCGCTGCCCGGGCAACGCGATCGCCCTCCTCGAGAGCGACGTGTTCCTGACCCGGCTGCTCGCGCAGGACCTGGTGGTCGTCTCGCCGCCCCAGCTGGCGTGGAACGCGCTGATCGAGAGCTACGAGCTGCGCGGCTTCCTCGTCCGCCGTCGCTGA
- a CDS encoding barstar family protein yields MSGLRGGVRRVLGPAEEVGALLAEDGWDVGLVPRAGDDAALWDGLTSALALPGWFGRNLDALEEALHDLERPTALVVAAWWAYATARPDRWASLLELLTGRSAEEPPLLVVLAD; encoded by the coding sequence GTGAGCGGGCTGCGCGGCGGGGTGCGGCGGGTCCTCGGTCCGGCGGAGGAGGTCGGGGCCCTGCTCGCCGAGGACGGCTGGGACGTCGGGCTCGTGCCCCGGGCGGGCGACGACGCGGCGCTCTGGGACGGCTTGACCTCCGCGCTGGCCCTGCCCGGGTGGTTCGGTCGGAACCTCGACGCCCTCGAGGAGGCCCTCCACGACCTCGAGCGGCCCACTGCGCTCGTCGTCGCCGCCTGGTGGGCGTACGCGACCGCGCGCCCCGACCGCTGGGCCTCGCTGCTGGAGCTGCTCACGGGACGGTCAGCGGAGGAGCCCCCGCTCCTCGTCGTGCTCGCGGATTGA
- a CDS encoding ribonuclease domain-containing protein — protein sequence MSQEAPRGAAPAEAPRTRGPRNAVVAVALLALVLVVVLTRLVGGGPEGTGPGSAEPGTSASPAPSSSATSSRSATTRAPSAAATRDPETGLRLVALSSLPREAQQTVALVERGGPFPYRQDGATFGNRERRLPSHPSGWYREYTVVTPGEDDRGPRRIVTGDDDRQVFYTGDHYGSFVRVAR from the coding sequence GTGAGCCAGGAGGCTCCGCGCGGGGCCGCGCCGGCGGAGGCGCCGCGCACTCGCGGTCCGCGCAACGCCGTGGTCGCCGTCGCGCTGCTGGCGCTCGTGCTGGTCGTCGTCCTCACCCGCCTCGTGGGCGGAGGTCCGGAGGGCACCGGGCCGGGTTCCGCCGAACCGGGCACGAGCGCGTCGCCGGCGCCCTCGTCCTCGGCCACGTCCTCGCGGAGCGCCACCACCCGGGCGCCCTCCGCGGCAGCCACGCGGGACCCCGAGACCGGGCTCCGCCTCGTCGCGCTGAGCAGCCTCCCGCGCGAGGCGCAGCAGACCGTCGCGCTGGTCGAGCGCGGCGGGCCGTTCCCCTACCGGCAGGACGGCGCGACCTTCGGCAACCGCGAGCGGCGCCTGCCCTCGCACCCGAGCGGCTGGTACCGCGAGTACACCGTCGTCACACCCGGCGAGGACGACCGCGGCCCGCGCAGAATCGTCACCGGCGACGACGACCGGCAGGTCTTCTACACCGGCGACCACTACGGCTCGTTCGTCCGGGTCGCCCGGTGA
- the thiE gene encoding thiamine phosphate synthase, which translates to MTSLASRLRSARLYLCTDARERQGDLGDFLREAFAGGVDVVQIRQKDMDRDAELAALEVARSVATASRTGAPPIVCVNDSPRIAQAFAADMLHLGQTDGSAHRARRRLHEWALVGRSTHTPEQADEALADPDVSYFAVGPVHATPTKPDYVPVGLDLVRHAARIAPVGDVTSEPWFAIGGLHLGNLDEVVEAGARRVVVVRAITEASDPRAAARALSDRLGQAWADDPALASYALRSASLGL; encoded by the coding sequence ATGACGAGCCTCGCCTCCCGGCTGCGGTCGGCGCGGCTCTACCTCTGCACCGACGCGCGCGAGCGGCAGGGCGACCTCGGGGACTTCCTGCGCGAGGCCTTCGCGGGCGGGGTGGACGTCGTCCAGATCCGGCAGAAGGACATGGACCGCGACGCCGAGCTGGCCGCGCTCGAGGTCGCCCGCTCGGTCGCCACCGCCTCGCGGACGGGGGCGCCGCCGATCGTCTGCGTGAACGACTCGCCGCGCATCGCCCAGGCCTTCGCCGCCGACATGCTGCACCTCGGCCAGACCGACGGCTCGGCCCACCGTGCCCGCCGGCGCCTGCACGAGTGGGCCCTCGTCGGGCGCTCGACCCACACCCCGGAGCAGGCCGACGAGGCACTGGCCGATCCCGACGTCAGCTACTTCGCCGTCGGCCCGGTGCACGCCACCCCGACCAAGCCCGACTACGTCCCGGTCGGTCTCGACCTGGTCCGCCACGCCGCCAGGATCGCCCCCGTCGGCGACGTGACGTCCGAGCCGTGGTTCGCGATCGGCGGGCTCCACCTCGGCAACCTCGACGAGGTGGTCGAGGCCGGCGCGCGCCGGGTCGTCGTCGTCCGCGCGATCACCGAGGCCTCCGACCCCCGCGCCGCCGCCCGCGCGCTCTCCGACCGGCTCGGGCAGGCGTGGGCGGACGACCCGGCCCTCGCCTCGTACGCGCTCCGCTCCGCCTCGCTCGGCCTGTGA
- the thiO gene encoding glycine oxidase ThiO: MSGADVVVVGGGLIGTATAWRLAQAGLDVALVVGERSLAASRVAAGMLAPVTETTFTERTLLALNQASGERWPTFADEVVDASGGPSGLRRGPTLSVASDADDLARLRTFADYLQRQGLAAERLTSRECRAHEPLLAPTVRGGLLVPSDWSCDNRVLLEALTTAAERTGVRTVTGFVKRVESDADRVTGVTLVDGTTLAAGSVVLANGSWAAQVEGVPDVPVRPVKGQVLRLDPGRLPGPGLTVRAFSRGNEVYVVPREHGREVVVGATVEEQGFDDRVTAGGVYELLRDARQVIPLSAEYAIAETNVGWRPGTPDNAPILGPCALEGLTLATGHHRNGVLLTPVTADVTAAYVTTGVLDPVAEPFALGRFDREPAPTRRLRTAGSVA, from the coding sequence GTGAGCGGCGCGGACGTCGTGGTCGTCGGCGGCGGGCTGATCGGGACCGCGACGGCCTGGCGCCTCGCCCAGGCCGGGTTGGACGTCGCCCTCGTGGTCGGCGAACGTTCGCTGGCCGCCTCCCGCGTCGCCGCGGGCATGCTCGCTCCGGTCACCGAGACGACCTTCACCGAGCGGACCCTGCTCGCCCTCAACCAGGCCTCGGGCGAGCGCTGGCCGACCTTCGCCGACGAGGTGGTCGATGCCTCGGGCGGGCCGTCCGGGCTGCGGCGCGGACCGACGCTCTCGGTGGCCTCCGACGCCGACGACCTGGCGCGGCTGCGCACGTTCGCCGACTACCTCCAGCGCCAGGGCCTGGCCGCGGAGCGCCTGACGAGCCGGGAGTGCCGCGCCCACGAGCCGCTGCTGGCGCCCACCGTGCGCGGCGGGCTGCTCGTGCCGAGCGACTGGAGCTGCGACAACCGGGTGCTGCTCGAGGCGCTGACCACCGCCGCGGAGCGAACGGGGGTGCGGACGGTCACGGGGTTCGTCAAGCGCGTGGAGAGCGACGCGGACCGGGTGACCGGCGTGACCCTGGTCGACGGGACGACGCTGGCCGCCGGAAGCGTGGTGCTGGCCAACGGCTCCTGGGCCGCGCAGGTCGAGGGCGTGCCCGACGTCCCCGTACGCCCGGTGAAGGGCCAGGTGCTCCGCCTCGACCCGGGCCGCCTGCCCGGCCCCGGCCTGACCGTGCGCGCGTTCAGCCGCGGCAACGAGGTCTACGTCGTCCCCCGCGAGCACGGCCGCGAGGTCGTGGTCGGCGCGACGGTCGAGGAGCAGGGCTTCGACGACCGGGTGACCGCCGGCGGGGTCTACGAGCTCCTCCGCGACGCCCGCCAGGTGATCCCGCTGAGCGCCGAGTACGCGATCGCCGAGACCAACGTCGGCTGGCGTCCAGGCACGCCGGACAACGCCCCGATCCTGGGTCCCTGCGCGCTCGAGGGCCTGACGCTCGCCACCGGGCACCACCGCAACGGCGTGCTGCTGACGCCGGTGACCGCCGACGTCACCGCCGCGTACGTCACCACGGGCGTCCTCGACCCCGTCGCGGAGCCGTTCGCGCTGGGCCGCTTCGACCGCGAGCCGGCGCCGACGCGGCGGCTGCGCACCGCCGGGAGCGTCGCGTGA
- the thiS gene encoding sulfur carrier protein ThiS, translating to MIVFVNGERREVDASATVAEVLGLGDQAPRGFAVALDGAVVPRARHRTTTLEEGSRVEVVTAVQGG from the coding sequence GTGATCGTCTTCGTCAACGGCGAGCGCCGCGAGGTCGACGCGAGCGCGACGGTCGCCGAGGTGCTCGGGCTCGGGGACCAGGCGCCGCGGGGCTTCGCCGTGGCCCTGGACGGCGCGGTGGTCCCCCGCGCCCGGCACCGCACGACGACGCTCGAGGAAGGGTCCCGCGTGGAGGTCGTGACGGCGGTGCAGGGTGGCTGA
- the pknB gene encoding Stk1 family PASTA domain-containing Ser/Thr kinase, producing the protein MTSTFGSRGPGSRGPSGDPLVGRVLDGRYQITERLARGGMATVYRGVDTRLTRTVAVKIMHVGLGDDVEFARKFDREARAAARLSHPNVVSVFDQGADAVDGHVVRPYIVMEYVEGETLRDVVNAHAPLDPLAALDLLEPVVSALAAAHDAGLVHRDVKPENVLLGARGKVKVADFGLAKAISSQTQTATQGLLIGTVSYLPPELVTTGVADARSDVYSAGVVLFELLTGRKPHSGDTPIQVAYAHVHHDVPPPSTLAPYGTIPPYLDALVARATARDPALRPPDGRVLLTQVRRVRAALREGLRDDPELTQDLTPTAPVVEDTLAQDTASAQTQVVGDRADLEATQHIGAASGPSFARPREERTDPHPFGAGAYGAAAQGATAYQPVHPTFRDAPPPVVPGHDPRVRLPRTEHSERIARRREHEARRRRRGWLVLILVLLLTTAAAVTGWYLTEGRFTSAPALTTLSRADAGAVAERADVAVDFTDGWSETVPAGEVVSTEPTAGARVRKGSHIEAVVSRGPERFAMPTVVGLTQDAATTALAAVHLKPGKVTNRWSDTVAKGVVLDAGQDPGASLKRDAAVSLVVSGGPKPIELDDWTGKDADKAVAAMKKASLDVTVTEQNSDEVPSGDVISQDPPTGSLTKGDEVSLVTSKGPVLVTVPNVRAMGVSAARDALTEAGFKVKTTKASGYLGLGYVFSASPGGGDKAPKGSTVTLSLI; encoded by the coding sequence ATGACCAGCACCTTCGGCTCGCGGGGGCCGGGCTCCCGCGGCCCGTCCGGTGACCCGTTGGTCGGGCGCGTCCTCGACGGCCGCTACCAGATCACCGAGCGCCTCGCCCGCGGCGGGATGGCCACCGTCTACCGCGGCGTCGACACCCGCCTGACCCGGACGGTCGCGGTCAAGATCATGCACGTCGGCCTCGGCGACGACGTCGAGTTCGCGCGCAAGTTCGACCGGGAGGCCCGCGCGGCCGCGCGGCTCTCGCACCCCAACGTCGTGTCGGTCTTCGACCAGGGCGCCGACGCGGTCGACGGCCACGTCGTGCGGCCCTACATCGTCATGGAGTACGTCGAGGGCGAGACGCTGCGCGACGTGGTCAACGCCCACGCGCCCCTCGACCCGCTCGCCGCGCTCGACCTGCTCGAACCCGTCGTCTCCGCGCTCGCCGCCGCCCACGACGCCGGGCTGGTGCACCGCGACGTCAAGCCCGAGAACGTCCTGCTGGGCGCCCGGGGCAAGGTCAAGGTCGCCGACTTCGGCCTGGCCAAGGCGATCAGCTCCCAGACCCAGACCGCGACCCAGGGCCTGCTCATCGGCACGGTCTCCTACCTGCCGCCCGAGCTGGTGACCACCGGCGTGGCCGACGCCCGCAGCGACGTCTACAGCGCCGGGGTGGTGCTCTTCGAGCTGCTCACCGGGCGCAAGCCGCACAGCGGCGACACCCCGATCCAGGTCGCGTACGCCCACGTCCACCACGACGTCCCGCCGCCGTCGACCCTCGCGCCGTACGGGACGATCCCGCCCTACCTCGACGCGCTCGTCGCCCGCGCGACGGCCCGCGACCCCGCACTCCGCCCGCCCGACGGCCGGGTGCTGCTCACCCAGGTGCGCCGGGTCCGCGCCGCGCTGCGCGAGGGCCTGCGCGACGACCCCGAGCTCACCCAGGACCTGACGCCCACCGCACCCGTGGTCGAGGACACCCTCGCCCAGGACACGGCGTCGGCGCAGACGCAGGTGGTCGGGGACCGCGCCGACCTCGAGGCCACCCAGCACATCGGGGCGGCCTCCGGTCCGTCCTTCGCCCGCCCGCGCGAGGAGCGCACCGACCCGCACCCCTTCGGCGCGGGCGCCTACGGGGCGGCCGCCCAGGGCGCGACCGCGTACCAGCCGGTCCACCCGACGTTCCGTGACGCTCCCCCGCCCGTGGTCCCCGGCCACGACCCGCGGGTCCGGCTGCCGCGCACCGAGCACTCCGAGCGGATCGCCCGGCGGCGCGAGCACGAGGCGCGCCGCCGCCGCCGCGGCTGGCTCGTGCTGATCCTCGTCCTGCTGCTCACCACCGCCGCCGCGGTGACCGGCTGGTACCTGACCGAGGGCCGCTTCACCAGCGCCCCCGCGCTGACCACCCTGAGCCGCGCCGACGCCGGCGCGGTCGCCGAGCGCGCGGACGTGGCCGTCGACTTCACCGACGGCTGGAGCGAGACGGTGCCCGCGGGCGAGGTCGTGTCCACCGAGCCGACCGCCGGCGCCCGGGTGCGCAAGGGCAGCCACATCGAGGCGGTCGTCTCGCGCGGGCCCGAGCGGTTCGCGATGCCGACGGTCGTCGGGCTCACCCAGGACGCGGCGACCACGGCCCTGGCCGCGGTCCACCTCAAGCCGGGCAAGGTCACGAACCGCTGGAGCGACACCGTCGCCAAGGGCGTCGTGCTCGACGCCGGCCAGGACCCCGGTGCCTCGCTGAAGCGCGACGCCGCAGTCTCACTGGTCGTCAGCGGCGGCCCGAAGCCGATCGAGCTCGACGACTGGACCGGCAAGGACGCCGACAAGGCGGTCGCGGCGATGAAGAAGGCCAGTCTCGACGTCACCGTCACCGAGCAGAACTCCGACGAGGTCCCCAGCGGCGACGTGATCAGCCAGGACCCGCCGACCGGTTCCCTGACCAAGGGCGACGAGGTGTCGCTGGTCACCTCCAAGGGCCCGGTGCTCGTGACCGTCCCCAACGTGCGGGCCATGGGCGTCTCCGCCGCCCGGGACGCCCTCACCGAGGCCGGCTTCAAGGTCAAGACCACCAAGGCGTCGGGCTACCTCGGGCTCGGCTACGTGTTCAGCGCCTCCCCCGGCGGTGGTGACAAGGCCCCCAAGGGGTCGACGGTCACGCTCTCGCTGATCTGA
- a CDS encoding DMT family transporter produces the protein MTRSRTERLAFAALLTMAAVWGSTFFLMKDLLTRVGVLDMLAVRFAIASVALALLAAPRLRVDATVLRRGVLLGLLYGAAQIVQTVGLSLTSASVSGFVTSLYVVLTPLLGALVFRSRIGAATWAGAALAAVGLGVLSLQGFSVGSGEALTLASAALYALHILVLSRFTDPERALGLSLVQLVVITLVCTGAALLPDGSGHVGVTLPATAGDWVSMLYLAVVAGAGAMVLQTWAQAHVEPSSAAVVMAAEPVWAAVFAVLLGGERPTVRMVLGGLAIVGAMYLVELAPRRSRSTDAADDAVEPALEVPPPGAPSVVPPPVP, from the coding sequence GTGACCAGGTCGCGCACGGAGCGGCTCGCCTTCGCCGCCCTGCTGACCATGGCGGCGGTCTGGGGCTCCACGTTCTTCCTGATGAAGGACCTCCTCACCCGGGTCGGGGTGCTGGACATGCTGGCCGTGCGCTTCGCCATCGCCTCCGTCGCGCTGGCCCTGCTGGCCGCGCCGCGGCTGCGCGTCGACGCGACGGTCCTGCGGCGAGGCGTGCTCCTCGGGCTGCTGTACGGCGCCGCCCAGATCGTGCAGACCGTCGGGCTCTCGCTGACCAGCGCAAGTGTCTCCGGCTTCGTCACCAGCCTCTACGTGGTGCTGACCCCGCTGCTCGGCGCTCTCGTCTTCCGCTCCCGCATCGGGGCGGCGACGTGGGCAGGGGCGGCGCTGGCGGCGGTGGGGCTGGGCGTGCTGTCCCTGCAGGGCTTCAGCGTCGGCTCCGGCGAGGCGCTGACGCTGGCCTCCGCCGCGCTGTACGCGCTGCACATCCTCGTGTTGAGCCGGTTCACCGACCCGGAGCGCGCGCTCGGGCTCAGCCTCGTGCAGCTCGTGGTCATCACCCTCGTGTGCACGGGCGCGGCGCTGCTCCCCGACGGCTCCGGCCACGTCGGCGTCACCCTGCCCGCCACCGCCGGCGACTGGGTCTCGATGCTCTACCTCGCCGTCGTCGCCGGGGCCGGCGCCATGGTCCTGCAGACCTGGGCCCAGGCCCACGTGGAGCCCTCCAGCGCCGCCGTCGTGATGGCCGCCGAGCCCGTGTGGGCCGCCGTCTTCGCGGTGCTCCTCGGCGGCGAGCGGCCGACAGTGCGGATGGTGCTCGGCGGCCTGGCCATCGTCGGGGCGATGTACCTGGTGGAGCTCGCCCCGCGCCGGTCGCGGTCGACCGACGCGGCGGACGACGCCGTCGAGCCCGCCCTCGAGGTGCCGCCGCCCGGGGCACCCTCGGTGGTGCCGCCGCCGGTGCCCTGA
- a CDS encoding MBL fold metallo-hydrolase: MQIAHLGHSAVLVQTDGARILIDPGNLSDAWHDLTDLDAVLVTHQHPDHLDPAALPALLRANPKARLIVEPSIRTASESGDLDLPGADALAPDDQTAIGDVLVTAVGGAHAVIHPDIPRIGNVGYVLRSEGEPNLFHPGDSYAVAPGGVDVVAVPLYGPWGALRETVDFARSVAAPEGFGIHDGLLNERGLGLVMGRVRDMTPTNLVDLRGGELRTF, from the coding sequence ATGCAGATCGCGCACCTGGGGCACTCGGCCGTCCTCGTCCAGACCGACGGGGCCCGCATCCTGATCGACCCGGGCAACCTGTCCGACGCCTGGCACGACCTCACCGACCTCGACGCGGTGCTCGTCACCCACCAGCACCCCGACCACCTGGACCCGGCCGCGCTGCCCGCGCTGCTCCGGGCCAACCCGAAGGCGCGCCTGATCGTCGAGCCGTCGATCCGGACGGCGAGCGAGTCCGGCGACCTCGACCTGCCCGGCGCCGACGCGCTCGCGCCCGACGACCAGACCGCCATCGGCGACGTGCTGGTCACCGCGGTCGGGGGCGCCCACGCCGTCATCCACCCCGACATCCCGCGGATCGGCAACGTCGGCTACGTCCTCCGCTCCGAGGGCGAGCCCAACCTCTTCCACCCCGGCGACTCGTACGCGGTCGCGCCCGGCGGCGTCGACGTCGTGGCCGTGCCGCTCTACGGCCCGTGGGGCGCGCTGCGCGAGACCGTCGACTTCGCCCGGTCGGTCGCCGCGCCGGAGGGGTTCGGCATCCACGACGGGCTGCTCAACGAGCGCGGCCTCGGGCTGGTCATGGGGCGCGTCCGCGACATGACGCCGACGAACCTCGTCGACCTCCGCGGCGGGGAGCTGCGCACCTTCTGA
- a CDS encoding GntR family transcriptional regulator, with product MSPAPSITTLPKTSLRERVSQALRAAIVSGEMEPGVVYSAPSLASRFGVSATPVREAMLDLVREGTVTIVPNKGFRVSEVDDASLDQLTQIRQLLEPPVVGRVTPHVPAEDLPELRAMAQRIVDGATAGDLVAYTEADREFHLRLLSYDGNPRLVDLVAELRGQTRLLGLTGMLASGVLAENAREHLVLVDLVEARDAAGAEALMHAHVARTRTTWAGRTPADR from the coding sequence ATGAGCCCCGCACCCAGCATCACGACGCTGCCGAAGACGAGCCTGCGCGAGCGCGTCTCGCAGGCCCTGCGCGCGGCGATCGTGTCCGGCGAGATGGAGCCCGGCGTCGTCTACTCCGCGCCGTCCCTGGCGTCGCGGTTCGGGGTGTCGGCGACGCCGGTGCGCGAGGCGATGCTCGACCTCGTCCGCGAGGGCACGGTGACGATCGTGCCCAACAAGGGCTTCCGGGTCAGCGAGGTCGACGACGCGTCGCTCGACCAGCTCACCCAGATCCGCCAGCTCCTCGAACCGCCGGTGGTCGGCCGCGTGACGCCGCACGTACCCGCCGAGGACCTGCCGGAGCTCCGCGCGATGGCCCAGCGGATCGTCGACGGCGCGACCGCCGGCGACCTCGTCGCGTACACCGAGGCGGACCGCGAGTTCCACCTGCGGCTGCTCTCCTACGACGGCAACCCCCGGCTGGTCGACCTCGTCGCCGAGCTCCGCGGCCAGACGCGCCTGCTCGGGCTGACCGGCATGCTCGCCTCCGGCGTCCTGGCCGAGAACGCCCGCGAGCACCTCGTGCTCGTCGACCTCGTCGAGGCGCGCGACGCCGCCGGCGCCGAGGCCCTGATGCACGCCCACGTCGCCCGGACGCGGACGACCTGGGCCGGCCGCACCCCCGCCGACCGGTAG